The following are encoded together in the Budorcas taxicolor isolate Tak-1 chromosome 4, Takin1.1, whole genome shotgun sequence genome:
- the LOC128046755 gene encoding serine protease 1: MKTFIFLALLGAAVAFPVDDDDKIVGGYTCGANTVPYQVSLNSGYHFCGGSLINSQWVVSAAHCYKSGIQVRLGENNINVVEGNEQFISASKSIVHPSYNSNTLNNDIMLIKLKSAASLNSRVASVSLPTSCASAGTQCLISGWGNTKSSGTSYPDVLQCLKAPILSDSSCKSAYPGQITSNMFCAGYLEGGKDSCQGDSGGPVVCSGKLQGIVSWGYGCAQKNKPGVYTKVCNYVSWIQQTIASN; the protein is encoded by the exons TTGCTTTCCCCGTGGACGATGATGACAAGATCGTGGGCGGCTACACCTGTGGGGCAAATACTGTCCCCTACCAAGTGTCCCTGAACTCTGGCTACCACTTCTGCGGGGGCTCCCTCATCAACAGCCAGTGGGTGGTGTCTGCGGCTCACTGCTACAAGTC CGGAATCCAAGTGCGTCTGGGAGAAAACAACATTAATGTGGTTGAGGGCAATGAGCAATTCATCAGCGCATCCAAGAGCATCGTCCATCCCAGCTACAACTCAAACACCTTAAACAACGACATCATGCTGATTAAACTGAAATCAGCTGCCAGTCTCAACAGCCGAGTAGCCTCTGTCTCTCTGCCAACATCCTGCGCCTCTGCTGGCACCCAGTGTCTCATCTCTGGCTGGGGCAACACCAAGAGCAGCGGCA CCAGCTACCCTGATGTCCTGCAGTGTCTGAAGGCCCCCATCCTATCTGACAGCTCTTGCAAGAGTGCCTACCCAGGCCAGATCACCAGCAACATGTTCTGTGCAGGCTACCTGGAGGGCGGAAAGGACTCCTGCCAG GGTGACTCTGGCGGCCCTGTGGTCTGCAGTGGAAAGCTTCAGGGCATTGTCTCCTGGGGCTATGGCTGCGCTCAGAAAAACAAGCCTGGGGTCTACACCAAGGTCTGCAACTACGTGAGCTGGATTCAGCAGACCATCGCTTCCAACTAA